Proteins from a genomic interval of Helicobacter pylori Shi112:
- a CDS encoding NADH-quinone oxidoreductase subunit M, with the protein MQFLHAHLLSVVIFFPMLSALLAFFMSDQASRAYAIVIALIELLLVLLLWHGFDVQTAGMQFEEMKELIYQIGVNYHVGVDGIALFLLLLNAIVVLLCVIYVKEHRKDFAICLLLLEGILMGVFSSLNMIFFYAFWEISLLPVLYLIGRFGRNHKIYSGMKFFLYTFLASLCMLLGILYIGHDYANNYGMMGFDILDWYQLNFSSGVKTWLFVAFLIGIAVKIPLFPLHTWLPYAYSNAPTLGSVMLSALLSKMGTYALLRFLLPLFPELSEIYLTPIAIVALCMIIYGGFLAYAQKDLKTLIAYSSFSHMGVVVLGVFSFNVEGISGAVFMMFAHGVIVMGLFLLAGILEERASSLEIARFGSIAKSAPIFAAFFMIVLMANVGMPLSIGFVGEFLSLLGFFATYPLLAIIAGTSIILSAIYMLTSYKDVFFGNLKAGSNQISVFEDLNAREVGVLSVILALILILGIYPKVLLKPIEQGSRQLLEVIEIRSLPFLGSLDTKIKEVSYVNR; encoded by the coding sequence ATGCAGTTTTTACATGCGCATCTTTTAAGCGTGGTGATCTTTTTCCCCATGCTGAGCGCACTATTAGCGTTCTTTATGAGCGATCAAGCGAGTAGGGCGTATGCGATTGTCATCGCTTTGATTGAATTGTTATTGGTCTTGTTGTTGTGGCATGGGTTTGATGTTCAAACAGCGGGCATGCAGTTTGAAGAAATGAAGGAATTGATCTATCAAATTGGCGTGAATTACCATGTGGGCGTTGATGGCATCGCGCTCTTTTTGTTGCTCTTAAACGCTATTGTGGTGTTATTGTGCGTGATTTATGTCAAAGAGCATCGTAAAGACTTTGCGATCTGTCTTTTGTTGTTAGAGGGGATTTTGATGGGCGTGTTTTCTTCTCTTAATATGATCTTTTTCTACGCTTTTTGGGAAATCTCGCTCTTGCCGGTTTTATACCTCATCGGTCGTTTTGGCCGTAACCATAAAATCTATTCTGGCATGAAGTTTTTCCTCTACACCTTTTTAGCGTCATTATGCATGCTCTTAGGCATTTTATACATTGGGCATGACTATGCGAATAATTACGGCATGATGGGTTTTGATATTTTAGACTGGTATCAATTGAACTTTTCTAGCGGGGTTAAAACCTGGCTCTTTGTGGCTTTCTTAATAGGGATTGCGGTTAAAATCCCGCTCTTTCCCTTGCACACATGGCTGCCTTATGCGTATTCTAACGCTCCTACTTTAGGCTCTGTCATGCTTTCAGCCTTGCTTTCTAAAATGGGGACTTACGCCCTATTACGATTCTTGCTCCCGCTTTTTCCTGAGCTTTCAGAAATCTATTTAACCCCCATAGCCATTGTGGCGCTATGCATGATCATTTATGGAGGTTTTCTAGCCTACGCTCAAAAAGATTTAAAAACCCTCATCGCTTATAGCTCGTTCTCGCACATGGGAGTCGTGGTGCTTGGGGTTTTTTCTTTCAATGTTGAGGGGATTTCAGGGGCGGTGTTTATGATGTTTGCGCATGGCGTTATTGTCATGGGATTATTTTTGCTCGCTGGTATCCTAGAAGAGCGCGCCAGCAGTTTAGAAATCGCTCGCTTTGGATCAATCGCTAAAAGCGCTCCCATTTTTGCAGCCTTTTTTATGATCGTTTTGATGGCGAATGTGGGCATGCCCTTAAGCATTGGCTTTGTGGGCGAGTTTTTAAGCTTATTAGGGTTTTTTGCCACTTACCCTCTTTTAGCTATCATTGCCGGAACAAGCATCATTCTCTCAGCGATTTACATGCTCACTTCATATAAAGATGTCTTCTTTGGCAATTTGAAAGCCGGAAGCAATCAAATAAGCGTGTTTGAAGATTTGAACGCTCGTGAGGTAGGGGTTTTAAGCGTGATTTTAGCTTTGATTTTAATTTTAGGGATTTATCCTAAAGTGCTTTTAAAACCGATTGAGCAAGGCTCTAGGCAGCTTTTAGAGGTGATAGAAATCCGCTCGCTCCCTTTTTTAGGTTCATTGGATACTAAGATAAAAGAGGTTTCTTATGTTAATAGATAG
- the nuoN gene encoding NADH-quinone oxidoreductase subunit NuoN, which yields MLIDSFHISFDSFNFESILPMLVLVCGGIFTLLINAFTSRFSRNLNVFLCMLFLVLDFLVVLGLEEQENAFFGFLSLDTLSLVSQSIVLISAFLLIFLALSKERFNEFQTAEFYSLYLFIVAGFQFMVSSNHLLLILIGLETASLPLCVLMALSDKRYGLEAGIKYFTMGAMASAFFAMGAMAFYLLTGSLNLEVITLYLHTEGITNPMLFAMGAIFLIGAIGFKVSLVPFHTWMPDVYEGNNPVFASYISIVPKIAGFVVATRLFGAFIDTRTAWVEDIFYALILMTITIPNFLALWQEDVKRMLAYSSISHSGFALACVFIHTQDSQQAMFVYWFMFAFTYIGAFGLLWLLKSREKTWDERYDHPYSKFNGLIKTHPLVAILGAIFVFGLAGIPPFSVFWGKFLAVESALESNHILLAVVMLVNSAVAAFYYFRWLVAMFFNKPLQTQSYAQNDIYTQNATMPIYAVVIAMALACLFSVFMMRGLLEFVA from the coding sequence ATGTTAATAGATAGTTTCCACATCTCTTTTGACAGCTTTAATTTTGAGAGCATTTTACCCATGCTGGTGTTGGTGTGTGGGGGGATTTTCACGCTCTTAATCAACGCTTTCACTTCCAGGTTTTCACGCAACTTGAATGTGTTTTTATGCATGCTCTTTTTGGTTTTGGATTTTTTGGTGGTTTTAGGATTAGAAGAGCAAGAAAACGCCTTTTTTGGGTTTTTGAGCTTGGATACTCTCTCGCTCGTTTCTCAAAGCATTGTCTTGATTTCAGCCTTCTTGCTCATTTTCTTAGCCCTTTCAAAAGAGCGCTTCAACGAATTTCAGACCGCTGAATTTTATTCCCTATACTTGTTTATTGTCGCTGGCTTTCAATTCATGGTTTCAAGCAACCATTTATTACTAATCCTTATTGGGCTAGAAACAGCGTCCTTACCCCTTTGTGTGTTAATGGCGTTGAGCGATAAACGCTACGGATTAGAAGCAGGGATCAAATATTTCACTATGGGGGCGATGGCGAGCGCATTTTTTGCTATGGGGGCGATGGCTTTCTATCTCCTCACAGGGAGCTTGAATCTTGAAGTCATTACCCTATACTTACACACTGAAGGTATCACAAACCCCATGCTCTTTGCGATGGGCGCTATCTTTTTGATTGGAGCGATTGGCTTTAAGGTTTCTTTAGTGCCTTTCCATACCTGGATGCCGGATGTGTATGAGGGCAATAACCCGGTCTTTGCGAGCTATATTTCCATTGTGCCTAAAATCGCTGGCTTTGTGGTAGCGACTCGCCTTTTTGGGGCGTTTATAGACACTCGCACCGCTTGGGTAGAAGACATTTTTTACGCCCTCATTCTTATGACTATCACCATCCCTAATTTCCTTGCTTTATGGCAAGAAGATGTCAAAAGAATGCTCGCTTATAGCTCCATTTCGCATTCTGGATTCGCTTTAGCGTGCGTGTTTATCCACACTCAAGACAGCCAACAAGCGATGTTTGTTTATTGGTTCATGTTCGCCTTCACTTACATTGGGGCTTTTGGCCTTTTATGGCTCTTAAAAAGCCGGGAAAAAACATGGGATGAACGCTACGATCACCCCTATTCCAAATTCAACGGCCTTATCAAAACCCACCCCTTAGTGGCGATCTTGGGCGCTATTTTTGTTTTTGGGCTTGCAGGGATCCCGCCTTTTAGCGTGTTTTGGGGGAAATTTTTGGCCGTTGAAAGCGCTTTAGAGAGCAATCACATTCTTTTAGCGGTGGTGATGTTAGTTAATAGCGCAGTGGCTGCGTTTTATTATTTCCGTTGGCTCGTGGCGATGTTTTTCAATAAGCCCTTACAAACCCAAAGCTACGCTCAAAACGATATTTACACCCAAAACGCTACCATGCCCATTTATGCGGTCGTTATTGCCATGGCGTTAGCGTGCTTGTTCTCTGTTTTTATGATGCGAGGGCTTTTAGAGTTTGTGGCTTAA
- a CDS encoding tetratricopeptide repeat protein, protein MWLKSKIFLLMGVSLLSHSLNALSLTLTQGKEGGEDFSVLTLRHNKAFSCFYTNEKPPSGIEASLSIIRAKRPIECVIDSIPKEGFTPLENAFFHITYSMRQQQFILHIKPKVMRRLTLFSFDRDYKKAIPLFVENDPKAKMWQIIGYDQNIPFLSEKNNAQKGLNFPIVIKDAQTPIIQELDVNNKPLLTTKGYDLNAYLEAKKQINSQAYFDALRTISRAFKNYPQTIFKKDLYLLEIIALGQLGIKKSLLIDIGTKWIKNYPTDPSIPEVLYYVAKALDENNNYKQAMRYYKRILLEYKNSRYAPLAQMRLAIEAAEGSDLSNASMLFKEAFSNAKDKESASEIALNWAEAEINYQNFNNAKYLIDKVVQSNPDYISMHSESALDLLKLLKKNQMNESAIEIAHLLLNQDDDAKAKEQALYDLGALYARIKDFKNAHLYNLQYLQDHAELDKASVVRARDEKALFSMEGNTQEKIARYDKIIQSFPNSNEALKALELKAQLLFENKRYAEVLGMQKNLPKDSPLIQKTLNILAKTPLEDNRCKEALKYLSQITAFAFSPKEEIQAFDCLYFASLKEKAQIIALNALKAAKTPSEKLVWLYRLGRNYYRLGDFKNSTLASKDALTLAQNLNKKEFYDIAFVLFSDYMQNNEKELALHLYAFLEKHFKDDKRMALVYFKLLENEKDPKSVKIYATSLLKLQDAYKDYSYTPFSEFALIDAYRTTKDYLKALETLDKLLNRRLSLEDRQKALYLQSGLLDLTNQKAKSRASLEKCVQLKQKDQTNAWQNLCEQGLNLFKNKES, encoded by the coding sequence TTGTGGCTTAAGTCAAAAATCTTTCTTTTAATGGGTGTGAGTTTGCTCTCCCATTCTCTCAACGCTTTAAGCCTCACGCTCACGCAAGGCAAGGAAGGGGGGGAGGATTTTTCTGTTTTAACCTTACGACACAACAAAGCGTTTTCTTGTTTTTATACTAATGAAAAACCACCAAGCGGGATTGAAGCCTCTTTATCCATTATACGCGCTAAACGCCCCATAGAATGCGTGATAGACTCTATCCCTAAGGAGGGTTTTACCCCTTTAGAAAACGCTTTTTTCCATATCACCTATTCTATGCGCCAACAACAATTCATTTTACACATCAAACCCAAAGTGATGCGAAGGCTCACCCTTTTTTCTTTTGACAGGGATTATAAAAAAGCGATCCCCCTTTTTGTGGAAAACGATCCTAAAGCCAAAATGTGGCAAATCATAGGCTATGATCAAAATATCCCTTTTTTGAGCGAAAAAAACAACGCTCAAAAAGGCTTGAATTTCCCCATTGTCATTAAAGACGCTCAAACCCCTATCATTCAAGAGCTAGATGTGAATAACAAACCCCTACTCACCACAAAGGGCTATGATCTAAACGCCTATTTAGAGGCTAAAAAACAAATCAATTCGCAAGCCTATTTTGACGCTTTACGAACGATTAGCCGCGCGTTTAAAAACTACCCTCAAACGATTTTTAAAAAAGATTTGTATTTATTAGAAATTATCGCATTAGGCCAATTAGGCATTAAAAAATCCTTACTCATAGACATTGGCACCAAGTGGATTAAAAATTACCCGACTGATCCCAGTATCCCTGAAGTGTTATACTATGTCGCCAAAGCTTTAGACGAAAACAACAATTACAAACAGGCCATGCGCTATTACAAACGCATTCTTTTAGAATACAAGAACTCGCGCTACGCTCCTTTAGCCCAAATGCGTTTAGCCATTGAAGCGGCTGAAGGCTCTGATTTGAGCAACGCTAGCATGCTTTTTAAAGAAGCTTTTTCTAACGCCAAAGACAAAGAGAGTGCGAGTGAAATCGCTCTTAATTGGGCTGAAGCAGAGATAAACTATCAAAACTTTAATAACGCTAAATACCTCATTGATAAGGTGGTTCAATCCAACCCTGATTATATTTCTATGCATAGCGAATCAGCCCTAGACTTGCTCAAATTATTGAAAAAAAACCAGATGAATGAAAGCGCGATTGAGATCGCTCACTTGCTCCTCAATCAAGACGATGATGCGAAAGCTAAAGAGCAAGCGCTTTATGATTTAGGGGCGTTGTATGCAAGGATCAAGGACTTTAAAAACGCCCACCTTTACAATCTGCAATATTTGCAAGATCATGCGGAATTGGATAAAGCTTCTGTCGTTAGAGCGCGCGATGAAAAAGCCCTTTTTTCAATGGAGGGGAACACGCAAGAAAAAATCGCCCGCTATGACAAAATCATTCAAAGTTTCCCTAATTCTAATGAAGCCCTAAAGGCTTTAGAATTGAAAGCCCAACTATTGTTTGAAAACAAGCGTTATGCTGAAGTTTTAGGCATGCAAAAAAATTTGCCTAAAGATTCCCCTTTGATTCAAAAAACGCTCAATATCCTTGCTAAAACCCCACTAGAGGACAATCGTTGTAAAGAAGCCTTAAAATATTTATCCCAGATCACAGCCTTTGCATTCAGCCCCAAAGAAGAAATCCAAGCCTTTGATTGCTTGTATTTCGCATCGCTCAAAGAAAAAGCGCAAATCATTGCCCTAAACGCTTTAAAAGCGGCTAAAACCCCTAGTGAGAAATTGGTATGGCTTTATCGTTTGGGGCGCAATTACTACCGCTTAGGGGATTTTAAAAATTCCACTCTGGCCTCTAAAGACGCTTTAACTCTCGCTCAAAACTTGAATAAAAAAGAATTTTACGATATTGCTTTTGTTTTATTTTCAGATTACATGCAAAACAATGAAAAAGAATTGGCCCTCCATTTGTATGCGTTTTTAGAAAAGCATTTCAAAGACGATAAACGCATGGCGTTGGTTTATTTTAAATTGCTAGAAAATGAAAAAGACCCTAAAAGCGTCAAAATTTATGCCACAAGCCTACTCAAACTCCAAGACGCTTATAAGGACTATTCTTACACGCCCTTTAGCGAATTTGCCCTCATTGACGCTTACAGAACCACCAAAGACTATTTAAAAGCGCTAGAAACGCTAGACAAACTTTTAAACCGCAGGCTTTCTTTAGAAGATCGCCAAAAAGCCTTATACTTGCAATCGGGCTTACTGGATCTAACCAATCAAAAAGCAAAATCTAGAGCCAGTTTAGAAAAATGCGTTCAGTTAAAGCAAAAAGATCAAACAAACGCATGGCAAAATTTATGCGAACAGGGTTTAAATTTATTCAAAAACAAGGAGTCATAA
- a CDS encoding phosphomannomutase/phosphoglucomutase → MDISIFREYDIRGIYPTTLDEKSTFSIGVELGKIMREYDKSVFVGHDARVHGRSLFEALSAGLQSSGLKVYDLGLIPTPVAYFAAFNEIDNIQCPNSIMITGSHNPKEYNGFKITLNQNPFYGKDIQALKDTLLNAKHEIKPLKETPKKANALEAYQRYLIKDFEHLKNLKYKIALDFGNGVGALGLEPILKALSIDFSSLYSDPDGNFPNHHPDPSEAKNLKDLEKHMQENAISIGFAFDGDADRIAMLSSHHVYAGDELAILFAKRLHAQGITPFVIGEVKCSQVMYNTINAFGKTLMYKTGHSNLKIKLKETHAHFAAEMSGHIFFKERYFGYDDALYACLRALELLLEQTPSDLENTIKNLPYSYTTPEEKIAVSEEEKFEIIHNLQEALKNPPSHFPKIKEIISIDGVRVVFEHGFGLIRASNTTPYLVSRFEGKDETTALEYKRALLGLLEKL, encoded by the coding sequence ATGGACATTAGCATTTTTAGAGAATATGATATTAGAGGCATTTACCCCACCACTTTAGATGAAAAGAGCACCTTTAGTATCGGCGTGGAGTTAGGGAAAATCATGCGAGAATACGATAAAAGCGTGTTTGTAGGGCATGACGCAAGGGTGCATGGGCGATCGCTTTTTGAAGCTTTGAGCGCCGGGTTACAATCAAGCGGCTTGAAAGTGTATGATTTAGGGCTAATCCCCACACCGGTAGCGTATTTTGCGGCCTTTAATGAAATAGACAACATCCAATGCCCCAATTCCATCATGATCACTGGCTCTCACAACCCCAAAGAATACAACGGCTTTAAAATCACGCTCAATCAAAACCCGTTTTATGGCAAGGACATTCAAGCTTTAAAAGACACGCTTTTAAACGCCAAGCATGAAATAAAACCCCTAAAAGAAACACCAAAGAAAGCCAATGCCCTAGAAGCGTATCAGCGCTATTTGATCAAGGATTTTGAGCATTTAAAAAACCTTAAATACAAGATCGCCCTGGATTTTGGTAATGGCGTGGGAGCGTTAGGCTTAGAGCCTATTTTAAAGGCTTTAAGCATTGATTTTAGCAGCCTTTATAGCGATCCTGATGGGAATTTCCCTAACCACCACCCAGACCCTAGCGAAGCGAAAAACTTAAAAGATTTAGAAAAACACATGCAAGAAAACGCTATTTCTATAGGCTTTGCTTTTGATGGCGATGCGGACAGGATTGCGATGTTAAGCTCTCATCATGTTTATGCGGGCGATGAATTAGCGATTTTATTCGCTAAACGCTTGCATGCTCAAGGCATCACCCCCTTTGTGATCGGCGAAGTCAAATGCTCTCAAGTGATGTATAACACGATTAATGCTTTTGGTAAGACGCTCATGTATAAAACCGGGCATAGCAATTTAAAAATCAAACTCAAAGAAACCCATGCACATTTTGCGGCTGAAATGAGCGGGCATATCTTTTTTAAAGAGCGCTATTTTGGCTATGATGACGCTCTTTATGCATGCTTAAGGGCTTTAGAATTATTGCTTGAACAAACCCCAAGCGATTTGGAAAACACCATTAAAAACCTCCCCTATTCCTACACCACGCCTGAAGAAAAAATCGCCGTGAGCGAAGAAGAAAAATTTGAAATCATTCATAACCTGCAAGAAGCGCTTAAAAACCCACCAAGCCATTTCCCTAAAATCAAAGAAATAATCAGCATTGATGGCGTGAGAGTGGTTTTTGAACATGGTTTTGGGCTTATTCGCGCAAGCAACACCACTCCGTATTTAGTCAGCCGCTTTGAAGGCAAGGATGAAACAACGGCGTTAGAGTATAAAAGAGCGTTACTTGGGCTATTAGAAAAACTTTAA
- the trpA gene encoding tryptophan synthase subunit alpha, which produces MRYKNMFETLKKQEKMAFIPFVTLGDPNYALSFEIVKTLIASGVSALELGFAFSDPVADGVTIQASHLRALKHASMAKNFQLLRAIRDYNPHIPIGLLAYANLIFSYGVDNFYAQIKECGVDSVLIADMPLIEKELVLKSAQKHQIKQIFIASPNASNKDLEQAAMHSQGYIYTLARSGVTGVSRILENDASAIIKTLKTFSPTPALLGFGISKKEHIKNAKGMGADGVICGSALVKIIEENLNDENAMLEKIKGFIGEMIS; this is translated from the coding sequence ATGAGGTATAAAAACATGTTTGAAACCTTAAAAAAACAAGAAAAAATGGCGTTTATCCCATTTGTAACCTTGGGCGATCCTAATTATGCATTGAGTTTTGAAATCGTTAAAACTTTAATTGCTAGCGGGGTGAGCGCTTTAGAATTGGGGTTTGCTTTCTCTGATCCGGTAGCGGATGGCGTTACCATACAAGCGAGCCATTTAAGAGCGTTAAAACACGCTAGCATGGCTAAAAATTTCCAGCTTTTAAGGGCGATCAGAGATTACAATCCCCACATTCCCATAGGGCTTTTAGCGTATGCGAATCTCATTTTTTCTTATGGCGTGGATAATTTTTACGCCCAAATCAAAGAATGCGGCGTGGATAGCGTTTTAATAGCGGACATGCCCCTAATAGAAAAAGAATTAGTCCTAAAATCCGCTCAAAAACACCAGATTAAACAAATCTTTATCGCCAGTCCCAATGCGAGTAATAAAGATTTAGAACAAGCCGCTATGCATTCGCAGGGCTATATCTACACTCTGGCTAGGAGTGGGGTTACAGGAGTGAGCCGTATTTTAGAAAATGACGCGAGCGCTATTATTAAAACCTTAAAAACCTTTAGTCCTACCCCCGCCTTATTGGGCTTTGGCATTTCTAAAAAAGAACACATCAAAAACGCTAAAGGCATGGGCGCTGATGGCGTGATTTGCGGCTCAGCGTTAGTCAAAATCATAGAAGAAAATTTGAACGATGAAAACGCCATGCTGGAAAAAATTAAAGGGTTTATAGGAGAAATGATCTCTTAA
- the trpB gene encoding tryptophan synthase subunit beta, which yields MNKKAYFGEFGGSFVSELLVPALRELEQAFDACLKDEEFQKEYFHLLKDFVGRPSPLTLCQNIVSNPKVKLYLKREDLIHGGAHKTNQALGQALLAKKMGKTRIIAETGAGQHGVATAIACALLGLKCVIFMGAKDIKRQEMNVFRMRLLGAEVREVNSGSATLKDAVNEALRDWASSYKDTHYLLGTAAGPHPYPTMVKTFQKMIGDEVKSQILEKENRLPDYVIACVGGGSNAIGIFSAFLNDKEVKLIGVEPAGLGLETNKHGATLNKGRVGILHGNKTYLLQDDEGQIIESHSISAGLDYPGVGPEHSYLKESARAIYESASDFEALEAFSLLCQKEGIIPALESSHALVYALKLAQKCEEESIIVVNLSGRGDKDLSTVYNALKGGLK from the coding sequence ATGAATAAAAAAGCGTATTTTGGGGAGTTTGGAGGGAGTTTTGTTTCAGAATTGTTAGTGCCTGCATTAAGAGAGTTAGAACAGGCGTTTGATGCGTGTTTGAAAGATGAGGAATTCCAAAAAGAATATTTCCATCTCTTAAAAGATTTTGTGGGCCGTCCTAGCCCCTTAACCTTGTGTCAAAATATCGTTTCTAACCCTAAAGTTAAGCTTTATCTAAAACGAGAAGATTTAATCCATGGTGGGGCGCACAAGACTAATCAAGCCTTAGGGCAAGCCCTTTTAGCGAAAAAAATGGGTAAAACAAGGATTATTGCTGAAACAGGCGCTGGGCAGCATGGCGTGGCGACGGCTATCGCTTGCGCGTTGTTGGGTTTAAAATGCGTGATTTTTATGGGGGCTAAAGACATCAAGCGCCAGGAAATGAATGTTTTTAGAATGCGTTTATTAGGCGCTGAAGTCAGAGAGGTTAATTCAGGGAGCGCGACGCTTAAAGACGCTGTGAATGAAGCCTTAAGGGATTGGGCGAGCAGTTACAAGGACACGCATTATTTGCTAGGCACAGCCGCCGGGCCACACCCTTACCCCACAATGGTTAAAACCTTTCAAAAAATGATAGGCGATGAGGTTAAAAGCCAAATTTTAGAAAAAGAAAACCGCTTGCCTGATTATGTTATCGCATGCGTTGGAGGGGGGTCTAACGCTATAGGAATATTTAGCGCGTTTTTAAACGATAAAGAGGTTAAACTCATAGGCGTAGAGCCGGCGGGTTTAGGGCTAGAAACCAATAAGCATGGGGCGACTTTGAATAAGGGGCGTGTGGGGATTTTGCATGGGAATAAAACCTATCTTTTACAAGATGATGAAGGCCAGATTATAGAAAGCCATAGCATTAGCGCCGGGCTTGATTATCCAGGAGTGGGGCCAGAACACAGCTATTTAAAAGAGAGCGCTCGCGCGATTTATGAAAGCGCAAGCGATTTTGAAGCGCTAGAAGCCTTTAGTTTGTTGTGCCAAAAAGAAGGCATTATCCCAGCGCTAGAAAGCTCACACGCCTTAGTGTATGCCTTAAAACTCGCTCAAAAATGCGAAGAAGAAAGCATCATTGTAGTGAATTTAAGCGGTCGGGGGGATAAGGATTTAAGCACCGTTTATAACGCTTTAAAAGGAGGTTTAAAATGA
- the trpCF gene encoding bifunctional indole-3-glycerol-phosphate synthase TrpC/phosphoribosylanthranilate isomerase TrpF, producing the protein MPSVLENILKDKLLEVSMLKKNHALPTNINPSDRDFKKALLEKKTSFILECKKASPSKGLIRKDFDLLKIAKTYEKFASCISVLADSKYFLGSYENIKIVSQHSIKPILCKDFIVDAFQIKLARMMGANAVLLMLSVLDDKNYLELFNLAKSLNMSVLTEVSNQHEIKRLLKLQYDIIGINNRDLHTLTTDINHTLKLRPLLPKDALIISESGIYSHAQIKALAPYVNGFLVGSSLMKEKDLKKACIKLILGENKVCGLTRIKDAKAVYKNHFIYGGLIFEKSSPRYIKPKKALKITKAVKKLDFVGVFVKDRIKKIQKIAKKLDLKAVQLYGYSQQEIAQLKKSLPKTCAIWQVGSVMNTNDLAPKVKEASLILYDTKGDKMGGNGVSFDWGILENVKTPFMLAGGLNLDNIQKALKVKALGLDFNSGLETSPGIKNKDKIKRLARILREY; encoded by the coding sequence ATGCCTAGCGTGTTAGAAAACATCCTTAAAGACAAGCTCCTAGAAGTTTCTATGCTCAAAAAAAATCACGCTTTACCGACAAATATAAACCCAAGCGATAGGGATTTTAAAAAGGCGTTACTAGAAAAAAAGACCAGCTTTATTTTAGAATGCAAAAAAGCATCGCCCTCTAAAGGTTTAATCAGAAAAGATTTTGATCTGTTGAAAATAGCCAAGACTTATGAAAAATTCGCCTCTTGCATTTCAGTTTTAGCCGATTCTAAATATTTTTTAGGCTCTTATGAAAACATTAAGATTGTTTCGCAACATTCCATTAAGCCCATTTTATGCAAAGATTTTATCGTTGATGCTTTTCAAATCAAACTCGCTAGAATGATGGGAGCTAATGCGGTGCTTTTAATGTTAAGCGTATTAGATGATAAAAATTATTTAGAGCTTTTCAATCTCGCTAAATCCTTAAACATGAGCGTGCTGACTGAAGTTTCTAACCAGCACGAAATCAAGCGCTTGCTCAAACTCCAATACGACATTATCGGCATCAATAACAGGGATTTACACACCCTGACAACCGATATTAACCACACGCTCAAATTACGCCCCCTTTTGCCTAAAGACGCGCTCATTATCAGCGAGTCCGGTATTTATTCGCATGCACAAATCAAAGCCCTAGCCCCTTATGTGAATGGCTTTTTAGTGGGCAGCTCTTTAATGAAAGAAAAGGATTTGAAAAAAGCGTGTATTAAATTGATTTTAGGCGAAAATAAAGTGTGCGGGCTTACAAGGATTAAAGACGCTAAAGCCGTTTATAAAAACCATTTTATTTATGGAGGTTTGATTTTTGAAAAATCTTCGCCCAGATACATCAAGCCTAAAAAAGCCCTAAAAATCACAAAAGCGGTTAAAAAATTGGATTTTGTGGGCGTGTTTGTGAAAGATAGGATTAAAAAAATTCAAAAAATCGCTAAAAAGCTTGATTTAAAAGCGGTGCAGCTTTATGGCTATTCGCAACAAGAAATCGCTCAATTAAAAAAATCGCTCCCTAAAACTTGCGCGATTTGGCAAGTAGGGAGCGTGATGAATACTAACGATTTAGCGCCTAAAGTTAAAGAAGCCTCTCTAATCTTATACGACACTAAGGGGGATAAAATGGGAGGCAATGGCGTGAGTTTTGATTGGGGTATTTTAGAAAATGTCAAAACGCCTTTCATGTTAGCTGGCGGGCTTAATTTGGATAATATTCAAAAAGCCTTGAAAGTTAAAGCGTTGGGTTTGGATTTCAATTCAGGTTTAGAAACAAGCCCCGGGATTAAAAATAAGGATAAAATCAAGCGATTAGCCCGAATTTTAAGAGAGTATTAA